The Carassius auratus strain Wakin chromosome 34, ASM336829v1, whole genome shotgun sequence genomic sequence TCCATTCCAGTTTGTTGTATTGCATCAGCGCATGTGAGTTCTGTTTGTACTGGCACATGGATGATTCATTATCATACTACAAATCTATGTATAGCATGGTTGCTAAATTGCAGTGAAACAATTGTGAATGATtgcaaactgttttgtttttcctctcaATCTCTTTCAAATTAGAGGAGTCTAGtccctagaaaaaaaaaaaaatgtgtatataagcTTTGCAGAAGTATACTAACCACTACACTATCATTGTAACCCCATCACAGAGAACTGTATTCTACTCTGTTGTATTCTAGAAATGTTTTTCTAGTAGTTAAGGTCTTTGTGAGGGTGCAGAAATCAGGCAGTTGTGGAACTGACAGGAAACATCTTTTGCTTCTCGTCTGGACCTCCTGTCTTTGCATTTGCACTGATGACCGACATAAAACATCCTTGCCATTTACAGTGGTATCACAAACTTCCGTACACAcgtgaaaaatgtatttgacatGTTCATAAAAACATTGTTGTAGTAAATTGGGGGGGTGGAGGTGCTTTGAAACCACAGTTGGCTTATGCGATTTCCTTTTCCTGCAATGTATGCCCGTTACAAAAAAAGGACGCAGACTTGTTGCACTTCCTTAGTGAAACAACAAAGTGTAACCTGGTACAAGCATGGATTGATTTTCTCAAGTTCTATAGTAATgtatctgttttcatttttccAGATTTCATAACTGACCCCATGGAGATGGTAGTAGCAACAAACGCCACCAACAATGACTCCGACACCTGTACCAACCTGTATGACCATCGTGGTTGGGCAAAGTATTTTCTGCCTGCAGTATATTCTCTGATGTGCATTGTGGGACTGCTGGGCAATGTGTTGGCTTTGCATGTCATTTggcccaatttaaaaaaaatcaactccACAACTCTGTATTCAGCCAACCTGGTGGTGTCGGACATCTTATTTTCACTTGCTCTGCCCTTGCGTGCCGTTTACTATGGCCAGGGGTTTCACTGGCCAATGGGGGAGGGTTTGTGTAAGGCCGTGGCGCTGCTGTTCTACATCAACATGTATGCCAGCGTCAACTTCATGACTTGTTTGAGTGTGGACCGTTTCATTGCAGTGGTGCTGCCGCTGCGCTTTTCCCGATTCCGAAAGGTACAGAAGGTGCGGTACATCTGTGCTGCCGTATGGGTGGTTGTGTTGATGCAGACCCTCCCTTTGCTGTCAATGCCCATGACGAACGAGGAGCAAAGTGGTCATATAACATGTATGGAGTATCCCAACTTCGAGAAGACTGACCACCTGCCTGTCATTCTCATTGGAGCCGTGTTGATTGGCTTCGGCATCCCTGTGATCACCATCCTGATGTGTTATTCAGCACTGTGCTCCAAGCTCCGCCTCCTGGCCAAGTCTAATAAACTGACAGAGAAGTCGGGTCGTAGTCGTAAAGCCATTGGCGTGATTTGCGCCGTCATTCTCGTATTTGTGGTGTGCTACACCCCATATCACGTCGACCTCTTGCAGTACATGATCAGAAAGCTGCTGTACAAGCCAGACTGTTCAGAACTGCATGACTTTCAGATCTCCCTTCACATCACCGTCTGCCTTATGAACCTCAACTCATGCCTGGATCCCTTCATCTACTTCTTTGCTTGCAAGGGATACAAGAAAAAGGTTCTCAGACTGCTCAGGAAGCAAGTCAGCATATCCCTCTCGAGTGTGGTCAGGACCTCGCCTGAAGGCTCCTCCAAAGACGTGTTTGGGAATGACAAAATCCAAAAGAGCTCCAGAAGCAATCAGAAAGAGAGAAGCAGCGTGCTGTTGAGCAACAGCAATGGTTTTGACCCATAATCAAGAACCGAAGTTCACTGACTATTTGAGATTTTCCAAATTTCTCACCTCtggattattttacagtgtttcaaGCCATTGGTTCAAATGGTGGTTTATATTTTGTTATGCTGTTTAAAGATTATTGCACATGTGTCTTACATACTGTTGTTCATTTGATTGCTAGAATGTGTTCTTCGGTTTTTATAATTgatctttataataaaaaaacaataattaatagccaaaatgacaaatatttacaTGCAGTGACATGATGTGTTACAGCGGTCTAGAATCAAGAAATGATGCTTGTGGTGATTTCAATGTAGCCAATGACTGAAATCTTCTGATTCCATTGACAAGAAAAGATTAAATTACTTGAGTCTTTATTGACCCTTTTGATCCTTAATCAATACAACACTGGGATGTGACCAGTGAGTCATTAAATGACTCTTTTTGTCTTAACTGAAGTCGCTCCCTTTATAGGTACAGTATGTTAAGGGTCTGCTATTTTTACCTGCCGTCAAAGAGTATAGCACAAGCAAGTGGCATTATAATGCGTGAGCAAGATCATGCCCAAAACCCCCTTAAGAATATGTAGCGAGCTGCCTTACTGGAAAGAGTCACTCTTTTTTCTCAATGGCTCCTTATGCATCATAGTAGTGTCTCAGGATGATAAACTTAACAATCATGCTGACAATCAACGGTGTCATCATCCATTTAAATCGTCTAGATGAGCTTCCACAGCACACAACAAGCCTTAAATCGATCATTTCTCATTTGATGTTATTTAATTTTGACCAAATGTATGTTGACATggacactttttgttttatttgtaaataataaaagcaaaaactaaataaagtgaCCGGATTTATGTGTTATCCATTGCAACAATCAAGCTAAGAACATACTAGATAATGGAAGAGTTACAAAATGTaccttgaaatgaaataaaatgtaacttttttatgtgcgtgtgtgtgtgtgtgttttctttctttggcTGCTTGAcctcttttaaatgtaaaaaacattctACTTCCAATACAGCACAGATTAGTTTGTGGGTCCTACAGTAGATACTCAACCTGGGGTCAGTTGCTTAAGcctatgtctatatatatatatatatatatatatatatatatatatacatatatatatatatatatatatatatatatatatatatatatatatatatatacatatatacatatatatatatatatatatatatatatatatatgtatatatatatatatatatatatatgtatatatatgtctatatatatatatatatatatatatatatatatgtatatatatgtctatatatatatatatatatatgtatatatatgtctatatatatatatatatatatatatatatatatatatatatatatatatatatatatatatatatatatatatatatatatatatatatatatatatatatatatttccatccGTTCATAAAATTCACAATGATTGGTccaaaattgtattttagttttgACCAAAATCAGGCAAATTTTGAATTCATTGCAATTTCAAAAACATATCCAGAAGAGGGAGCCACAAAGCCAAAAGTGAAGATTATGAATAGTACAACATATGTCACTTCTTCCCCTTTACATGGGAAACTTTGTGCTTGCTTATATTGACATTTTAGTGTTCCAtcaattaataatgaaaaaaacagGTGTGCTAATTTAGCTTAGAAATAAATTAgctaattattataaactaaattaacatttatttttaaatgtatgtaaaaggTTTACTGCAAACTCATTGTGGTTAGTTCGATTATTTAAAATACCTAGTTTCTGAATTGCATGAAAATAATTACTATGAAAACTGTCCAAATAGTTCATCTTCTAAAAAGAACACTGCAGACAAAAACAGGAAAAAGGTCAAGAGCAATACGATGTGCCTTGACCAAGACCCAAGCGAAGCAGAACAGAGGATGCATGGGGGGAGATGTGGTTTGGAAAAATGGAAGGAGGTTTCTGTGTTGCTTCATACCTCCTTGAACTGTtcctttttaaaagaaaagagaCACAGGCTGTAACCTTTTAAACTGTAGGCTTAGAGATTCACTGTatggaacagtaaaaaaaagtgacaaCAACTAACTCTTCACTGCAAGCGCCGCCtgacaaacaacaaacaactgTAGCATTTACATCTCAATAAAGCTATGGTGACTGATTAATATAAAACCTACAATCCTCCTTGTTGATGTTTCTGAACATTTAGATTATATAATACCTTTCACATCATATAGCCAAAGCTACAAATTGTgaaataacaatttaattttttttgttctgttttgttttgtttcagctaGCTTGTGGTTATAGGATAATAAGATAATAAGCCACTAAAG encodes the following:
- the LOC113053165 gene encoding G-protein coupled receptor 183-A-like: MEMVVATNATNNDSDTCTNLYDHRGWAKYFLPAVYSLMCIVGLLGNVLALHVIWPNLKKINSTTLYSANLVVSDILFSLALPLRAVYYGQGFHWPMGEGLCKAVALLFYINMYASVNFMTCLSVDRFIAVVLPLRFSRFRKVQKVRYICAAVWVVVLMQTLPLLSMPMTNEEQSGHITCMEYPNFEKTDHLPVILIGAVLIGFGIPVITILMCYSALCSKLRLLAKSNKLTEKSGRSRKAIGVICAVILVFVVCYTPYHVDLLQYMIRKLLYKPDCSELHDFQISLHITVCLMNLNSCLDPFIYFFACKGYKKKVLRLLRKQVSISLSSVVRTSPEGSSKDVFGNDKIQKSSRSNQKERSSVLLSNSNGFDP